The Labrus bergylta chromosome 15, fLabBer1.1, whole genome shotgun sequence genome includes a region encoding these proteins:
- the LOC109989662 gene encoding cysteine-rich venom protein-like → MLKMTWNNEAAVTAQKWAKTCPMQHSSYLFRKIDATSCGENLFMSSHNLTWSKVIDSWYSEVKDWEFGSGAINDGVVGHFTQVVWYKSHELGCGLAYCPDSRFKYFYVCHYCPAGNYDLARPYKTGKSCAECPDNCDNGLCTNPCPHNDRFVNCHMFKVYCEVFNVVKEYCGATCKCKTEIV, encoded by the exons ATGTTGAAAATG ACCTGGAACAACGAAGCTGCCGTCACTGCTCAAAAGTGGGCCAAAACCTGCCCCATGCAACACAGCTCATACCTCTTCAGAAAGATCGATG CTACCTCTTGTGGAGAGAATCTGTTCATGTCCAGCCACAATCTAACCTGGAGCAAAGTCATCGATTCCTGGTACAGCGAGGTGAAAGACTGGGAATTCGGATCTGGAGCGATCAATGATGGAGTGgttggacactttacacag GTTGTTTGGTACAAGTCTCATGAACTTGGCTGTGGTTTGGCCTACTGTCCAGACTCTAGATTTAAGTACTTCTACGTCTGCCACTACTGCCCAGC TGGAAACTACGATTTAGCTCGCCCCTACAAGACTGGAAAAAGCTGCGCAGAATGCCCCGACAACTGTGACAACGGACTGTGCA CCAATCCATGTCCACACAATGACAGGTTTGTGAACTGTCATATGTTCAAAGTGTATTGTGAGGTGTTCAATGTTGTTAAAGAGTACTGTGGTGCCACGTGCAAGTGCAAAACTGAGATTGTTTAA